A part of Quatrionicoccus australiensis genomic DNA contains:
- a CDS encoding putative bifunctional diguanylate cyclase/phosphodiesterase, with protein sequence MTITSVDLSLGLEPAQFGLSDEALASFSAIAPLWQSAVHQALAEEADDPVLAEFAAISARMASALGDPQWQQEWLSAWHKLHGCGFSLTDTLSFFFRVVGLCEHALFGEAVSVNRLYLDLFSILRRSVFTAVIAAVELGEEAGLARTGIPGELAALHALRELAVRAEPVAVLSLVLTNRNRFGQLAASDLQSLPGVVAERLRLLLRPADRIFSGREDEWLLLLPGVQSMAAPTLVAAHIGQAFAEPLGLLSGRSVPLESSIGAAMLPEHGADAESILQAARLARWELQPTREPFGWFRPEMRRDWQHRFDMAEELRQALHHETLTLHMQPQVDAPSGECTGAELLLRWQRANGEWVPPPLIIEMIEENGWRHLFTDWLIRNALHVATEMSAKGIDIPLSINLTADDLLDTDLPELFAQRLETWQVPGSRFTIELTESAMLSDPERCLEVMRRLRALGMRLALDDFGTGYSSLSYLVNLPLNEIKIDRSFVVAMTTSEEHLRIVRTIIDLAWDLDMMPLAEGVEDPVQVAQLRRLGCNRMQGYLYARPLAPEAFAAWYQARLA encoded by the coding sequence ATGACTATTACCTCGGTTGACCTTAGCCTCGGGCTCGAACCGGCCCAATTCGGGCTGAGCGACGAGGCGCTCGCCTCGTTTTCGGCGATCGCACCGCTCTGGCAGTCGGCTGTCCACCAGGCGCTTGCCGAAGAAGCCGATGACCCGGTGCTTGCCGAGTTCGCTGCAATTTCTGCCCGCATGGCGAGTGCGCTGGGCGATCCGCAATGGCAGCAGGAGTGGTTGTCGGCCTGGCACAAACTGCATGGCTGCGGGTTTTCGCTGACGGATACGCTGAGTTTCTTTTTCCGTGTCGTCGGACTCTGCGAGCACGCGCTGTTTGGCGAGGCCGTATCGGTCAACCGTCTCTACCTCGATCTTTTTTCCATCCTGCGGCGCAGCGTTTTTACCGCGGTCATCGCGGCAGTCGAACTCGGTGAAGAGGCCGGCCTGGCCCGCACCGGCATTCCCGGCGAACTGGCTGCCCTGCACGCGCTGCGCGAATTGGCCGTACGGGCCGAGCCGGTTGCCGTACTTTCCCTTGTCCTGACCAATCGCAATCGTTTCGGACAGCTTGCGGCCAGCGATCTGCAAAGTTTGCCCGGTGTCGTGGCGGAGCGTTTGCGCTTGCTGTTGCGGCCGGCGGACAGGATATTTTCCGGGCGTGAGGACGAGTGGTTATTGCTGTTGCCCGGTGTGCAATCGATGGCGGCGCCGACGCTGGTAGCGGCCCATATCGGGCAGGCCTTTGCCGAACCGCTCGGTTTGCTGAGCGGGCGCAGTGTGCCCCTCGAGTCCAGTATCGGTGCGGCCATGCTGCCCGAGCATGGCGCCGATGCGGAGTCCATTCTGCAGGCGGCTCGTCTGGCGCGCTGGGAGTTGCAGCCGACGCGTGAGCCATTTGGCTGGTTCCGGCCGGAAATGCGCCGGGATTGGCAGCATCGTTTCGACATGGCGGAAGAGCTGCGCCAGGCCTTGCATCATGAGACGCTGACGCTGCATATGCAGCCGCAAGTGGACGCGCCTTCCGGTGAATGCACCGGGGCGGAGTTGCTGTTGCGCTGGCAACGGGCAAATGGCGAATGGGTGCCGCCGCCACTGATCATCGAGATGATCGAGGAAAATGGCTGGCGCCATCTGTTCACCGACTGGCTGATCCGCAATGCGCTGCATGTAGCCACCGAAATGTCGGCGAAGGGGATCGATATTCCCCTGTCGATCAATCTGACCGCCGATGATCTGCTCGATACCGATTTGCCGGAACTGTTCGCGCAGCGCCTGGAAACCTGGCAGGTGCCGGGCAGCCGCTTCACCATCGAACTGACCGAATCGGCGATGCTCAGTGATCCGGAACGTTGCCTCGAAGTCATGCGCCGTCTGCGTGCCCTGGGCATGCGCCTGGCGCTGGATGACTTCGGTACCGGCTATTCGTCGCTGAGTTATCTGGTCAACCTGCCGCTCAACGAAATCAAGATCGACCGCTCGTTTGTCGTGGCGATGACGACTTCGGAAGAGCATCTGCGTATCGTCCGCACCATCATCGATCTAGCCTGGGACCTGGACATGATGCCGCTTGCCGAGGGGGTCGAGGATCCCGTCCAGGTCGCGCAGTTGCGCCGGCTGGGCTGTAACCGCATGCAGGGCTATCTGTACGCCAGACCGTTGGCGCCGGAGGCATTCGCCGCCTGGTACCAGGCACGTCTGGCTTGA
- a CDS encoding DUF350 domain-containing protein: MFDPVISGLPAFASFFATGIVLLGVFFALYVLITPYNELQLIRAGNEAAAVSLGGAVIGFALPLAVSVAVSHNLYAMVGWGVVAGIVQLLVFAVARIALPRINESIPQGRMASGIFLALLSIAVGILNAGCIA; encoded by the coding sequence ATGTTTGATCCGGTCATCAGCGGTTTGCCAGCCTTTGCCAGTTTCTTTGCGACGGGCATCGTACTGTTGGGCGTGTTTTTTGCGCTTTATGTACTGATCACGCCTTATAACGAATTGCAGCTGATCCGCGCCGGCAACGAGGCCGCCGCCGTCAGCCTGGGCGGTGCGGTGATCGGTTTCGCGCTGCCGCTCGCCGTGTCGGTCGCGGTCAGCCACAACCTGTACGCGATGGTCGGCTGGGGTGTGGTTGCCGGCATCGTGCAGCTGCTCGTTTTCGCGGTTGCCCGCATAGCGCTGCCGCGCATCAACGAAAGCATTCCCCAGGGGCGCATGGCCTCGGGCATTTTCCTCGCATTACTCTCGATCGCGGTCGGCATTCTCAACGCCGGCTGCATCGCCTGA